Below is a window of Candidatus Ancaeobacter aquaticus DNA.
TCACTACGGGCGGCAATACTCATATGATCAAGAGCAATCGCAATATCAACATCAATGCTATTGCCGTCCCCTCCCATATTTTTATACGCAAGCTCTGGATACCCGCAGCCAACGACAATCACCGCTGCTTTCCCTATCCATTCTTTTCCTTTACAGGCATAAACAATCCGGTCTTTTACTTTTCCTTCCGTCACAAATACAAATTTCCACGGTTGGGCATTTACCGCTGAGGGCGCAACACGTAATGATCCTATTAAACGTTTTAGCGTTTCTTCAGTTATTGGAGTATCAGCGTACTCCCGGACACTTCTTCTCGTATAAAGCGCATCATATACATCCATTTAAACCTCCCATGTTAAGCTATAAGTTATAAGCTGTAAGCTTTATGCTATAAAAAAATACTATATTTAAAAACGTATAATATACCTCATTAAAACAAAACTATATTTTGCAGGTCCCCGTATTTATTGGACACACATCACATCGAGGCTTGGGTTTACAAACATTTTTTCCAAGCATTACAATTTGGGCGTGATAATCATTATACACACGTATTCTTTTAGGGATATTATTCATAAAAAACTTTTGAATATCATCATAGGACTCTGTTCCTTCCAGCAATCCTTTCCGAGAAAATATCCGTCTCGTATATGCATCAACAACGAATACTTTCTTTTTTCCCGCATAGAGAAGAATAGAGTCAGCAGTCTCAGGACCAATACCGTTAACATGTAAGAGCTCTTTTCTTAAGCTGTCGGTATCACGCATAAACATTCTGCCTAATTTCCCATGATAACAGGTAAATAAATACTCTATAAAGGCTTTTATCCTTTTTGCTTTAATATTGTAATACCCGCTTGGCCGAATCAATTCAGCAAGTTTTTGTTCTGAAATATTTTTGATTTTATGCGGCGAAAGCACTTTTTTGCACGCGAGATTACAAATTGCTTTTTCAACATTGATCCATGCGGTATTTTGCGTGAGTATCGCCCCGATTATGATCTCAAATGCACTTTCACCAGGCCACCATTTTTGGTAACCGTAATGATCATATAGTTTTTGGTATATGTTCATTAATTGCTTTTCGCACAAAGTCATATTCATCCTCTTTTTTGTTTTACATCTTCCATTTTTACCCTTATCATCATAGAATAAAAATGAAGTTTTATCAAACTTGTTATAATAAAAACGTGCGACACAACACACAATGAGGGGTGCTATGTTGAAATACATTTTAAGTATACTGTTACTGCTGGTTTTTGTCACTCATGCCTGTGGTATGACAAAAAAACCTGAAGGACGTACAATGAGCAGAAAACAGCAAGAAAAACTTAAGAAAGCAAAAAAAGAACTGTACGAATACCCTAAAGCAAGCGCTGTCGTTGCAGACAAATTCTATGAACAGGGACAGTTTTTCGAAGAAGAAGGATTGTACGATGAAGCTATTGCGCAATATAAACACGCTCTTGCTTTAAAACCCCCTTTCAGCGATATGGTCCACTACACTTTAGGGATACTTTATTACAACCATGATCTTCTCGAACTTGCAGCAGACCACCTTTATAAATCAATTATATTAAATCCAGATAATGTTCAAACTCATTACTGGTTTGGTCTCACACTGGCAGAGCTAAGAGAATACCGTGAAGCTATTCAAGAGTTTGAGACTGTTATCAGCATCAATCCACATTTCTACGAATGTTATTACTGGATCGCTCTTATTTATGAAAAAACCATGACAAACAACGTCAAAGCCGTTGATTTCTATAGAAAATATCTTATGCTCGATCCACGCGGAAAAAAAGCAGACGCTGCACGTACATCGTTAGAGAACCTCGGCGCTGAACAAACAATTGCTCCTGTGAAACAACTGCCGCCACCGATAATCGATACTGCGCCCATCAGTCTCGACGAATACGAAAAAACGATTTCTCAACCATCAACCGATATAGAGGAAGAAACAGTAGAGTTAGCCCCTGTTCCGTCTCCTGCTCCAGCCATTAAAAAAGGAGAGGTCAGTATAGCTACACCTCCTATTGTGATAGGAGACAAGACGCATACCGCACAAGAAGGAGAAACGCTCCGGATCATAGCGGGATATGATGAAATATACAATGATTCCACTAAATGGCGTACATTGCGAGATGCAAACAAAAACGTGTTAGACAACAGCTTAGATATTGAGCCGGGTACAGTTTTACGCATTCCAAAAATTGATACCGTGGCATTAAACAAAAACGTTTCCGACCCATCAATACAGTCATATCACACAATTTCTAAAGGAGAAACATTATGGATCATTGCAGGATATGATGAGATCTATAATGACGACACAAAGTGGCCACTCCTTTATAGTGCAAATAAAGATACGCTTGAAGGTAAAAAGACAAACCTACATGAAGGAATCGTAATCACCGTACCAAAACCAACAGAAGCGGCACTTAAAACTATTGAAAAGAAAAAGATAATAGAGAAAAAAAAGAAGACACTCTCACTGCCAGAACCACAAAAACTATTCAAAAAGGTCACCGATGCCATTTCTTCTGCCGCTAAAGCAGTAGTCACCGCAATTCCAAAACTTACGGAAAAGAAAATGACCCTTGTTGAAAATAAAATAAAGAAAGAACCAGCGAAAATACCTACTACGACAAAAACTATTGTTCCGAAAAGCACGCCAAAACCCGTTACCCCTGTAATTTCAAAAAAGGCAGCACAGACACCAATAGTAAATACTAAAAAGAAAGAAACTTATACAATAAATGAATTTATTGAAAGCACACAAGTAAAAGAAGCCCCTTCTACAATTAATAAGCCGATACAAAGAAAATCGATTACACCTACAAAAGCACTGAAAAAGACTCCAAAGAAAAAAACAGTAATAACAAAAAAACCCGTTCAGAAAACGAGGATAACGCCTGCAAGAAAACCGGTAAAAAAGACCACAGAAAAGTTGCCCTCTAAGAAAATAAGAAAACCTCAAAAAGCTACACCACGTTATACTATTAAAAAGAAAACCTCATCACAATCAACGAGAACTACCTTTGTGGAAAAAACCCTTCAGGAAAAACAAAAAGTGGTGCATTCAAAACAAAGGAAAGTAAAACCAAAAGTTAAGGCTCGCATAAAGATTAAGGCAATAACTAGTGATGATAATGGCAACACAATAAAAATAACGACATTTGGCCCTAAAGGCAAGATTAAAGAAGAAATCGTCACAGATACAAATGAATCAACAAAGAAGTAACGTTTTTTATCTAACAGTAATTATAATCTAACCCACTTTTCTTACGTGGATATCGTTTAACACATCTTTATCAATGGCGATTGTAGTTTGGCCAATTTGCAAAACAAATGCCGGACGAGTTTGATGCACTTTTACTAAAGTGCCTGGAAAAAAACCGAATGATGTTAACTTATCCATACGACTGTGATCTTTCGTAGAAATATAAACAATTTTACCCCTTTCACCGGCATTTAACTCAGGGAGGCTAACAACAATACGCTTCACTTCCATTTCAGCTCTTTTGCAACATTCACCGGGAGGAATTTCTTTCCCGTGAGGACATTGAGTAGGATGCCCTAGAAGAGTACATATTGCTTCTGCTACTTCCGGGGGAACAGTGTGCTCAAAATCACAGGCGGCTTCCTCTTGATTTTTATCGCTAATATCTAATACATCTAATAGACGTTCCGCTAACCGATGACATCGAATGATACGTGTGGCAACTTTTTGGCCTGTATCGGTAAAGGATATTTTTCCGCCTTGAATGCGAATATATCCCTCTTGCTCAATCTTTGCCAGATCTGCCTCTCCTAACTTATATTCTCTTATTAAATCTTCAACAAGCACTTCGCCTGAATCAGATTTACGCAATATTGTTTCAAGAATTTCTTCAATTATTTTAATGTCCATATACCCCCTCTTGCAAAATATGCAGCTACACGTTCACGTGCCGCAATGTCTCTATATAATTTCTTTCCTATCCTATAGGCGAATATTGAAATAAACAAGTATAAACCGAACAATGCCGCCAACCATAATAGCATAGGGAATAATAAAACCAAGTATGGCAAATGCTCTCTTAATACCTTGTTCTTTAATAATAACAAGCAGATTTGCAATACACGGAACAAACAGCGTAATAACGACCATGCTTACCACGATCTGCACATGTGATAGTTCGCCTGCTTTCTCCAATGACAAAAGACCTGCAGCACCATAATCTCTGCGAAAGAATCCGATAAGAAATGCTTCCGTTGCTTTAGCCGGCAAACCAAGAAAAGTAACGATTATAGGTTTTGCTAATTGTTCAATTTTTCTTAACACCCCTACCTTATCAAGAACAAATAAGATAGCAGCACCGAGCATAAAGATAGGCACCGCTTCAGTAAGATACCACTTCACCCTGCTGGCCGTTTTCTTTAGTATATTTGATAATTTCGGCACACGCATCGGAGGTATTTCAACTATAAAATCAGACGTTTTCCCCGGAAGAATCTTTGCCGCACAATAACCGACAATAAAGAGCTGTGTCAACACAACGATAAATACGAAAACTAACGCCTTAATAGATACAGCACTGAGCATTGCCATAATAACTCCAAGCTGGGCAGAACACGGTATACCGAGCGCAAGAAGAAATGTTGCAATTATCCGTTCACGTTTTGTATCTAAGATTCTTGTTGTCAAAGTCGCCATAGTAACACATCCTAATCCCAGAACCATAGGAAGTATCGCTTTACCGTTCAGACCGATTTTCTTAAACATCTTATTTGACATTATAGTAAGTCTTGGAAGATACCCCGAATCCTCTAAAATACCAAAGAACAGAAAAAAGAAAGCAACAATAGGAAGAACTATCGCTAAAGCATAGGTAAGCCCCATATTAATGATCCCATACCCTGTATAACCAGCCGGAGCTCCTGTATAAGTACCAATAAAAAATTCCTGCACAATCTGAAATGGAATATATCTAAGAATATAATGTGAAACAAAAGGCAATATATTTTCATTAAACACTTTTCCCTCAAGAAAATCAACGGAGACTCCCGCACCAAGAACCCCGACAATAATATACATAAGGAAAAGAACAACAATAAGCACGGGAATACCATACAGCGGTGACATTGCTATTTTCCCTATTGTATCTCTGAGCGCGGATTTCTTCTCTTGACGCACTTGTTCAACTTCTTTTACGATTGCATCAACAGCTCTTTT
It encodes the following:
- a CDS encoding nitroreductase family protein yields the protein MDVYDALYTRRSVREYADTPITEETLKRLIGSLRVAPSAVNAQPWKFVFVTEGKVKDRIVYACKGKEWIGKAAVIVVGCGYPELAYKNMGGDGNSIDVDIAIALDHMSIAARSEGLGSCWIGAFNEQEVKSIVRAPDNVKIVSMMTVGYPVDETVFKTDLDRRKSCNEIISYNTF
- a CDS encoding endonuclease III domain-containing protein, whose amino-acid sequence is MTLCEKQLMNIYQKLYDHYGYQKWWPGESAFEIIIGAILTQNTAWINVEKAICNLACKKVLSPHKIKNISEQKLAELIRPSGYYNIKAKRIKAFIEYLFTCYHGKLGRMFMRDTDSLRKELLHVNGIGPETADSILLYAGKKKVFVVDAYTRRIFSRKGLLEGTESYDDIQKFFMNNIPKRIRVYNDYHAQIVMLGKNVCKPKPRCDVCPINTGTCKI
- a CDS encoding LysM peptidoglycan-binding domain-containing protein, with the protein product MLKYILSILLLLVFVTHACGMTKKPEGRTMSRKQQEKLKKAKKELYEYPKASAVVADKFYEQGQFFEEEGLYDEAIAQYKHALALKPPFSDMVHYTLGILYYNHDLLELAADHLYKSIILNPDNVQTHYWFGLTLAELREYREAIQEFETVISINPHFYECYYWIALIYEKTMTNNVKAVDFYRKYLMLDPRGKKADAARTSLENLGAEQTIAPVKQLPPPIIDTAPISLDEYEKTISQPSTDIEEETVELAPVPSPAPAIKKGEVSIATPPIVIGDKTHTAQEGETLRIIAGYDEIYNDSTKWRTLRDANKNVLDNSLDIEPGTVLRIPKIDTVALNKNVSDPSIQSYHTISKGETLWIIAGYDEIYNDDTKWPLLYSANKDTLEGKKTNLHEGIVITVPKPTEAALKTIEKKKIIEKKKKTLSLPEPQKLFKKVTDAISSAAKAVVTAIPKLTEKKMTLVENKIKKEPAKIPTTTKTIVPKSTPKPVTPVISKKAAQTPIVNTKKKETYTINEFIESTQVKEAPSTINKPIQRKSITPTKALKKTPKKKTVITKKPVQKTRITPARKPVKKTTEKLPSKKIRKPQKATPRYTIKKKTSSQSTRTTFVEKTLQEKQKVVHSKQRKVKPKVKARIKIKAITSDDNGNTIKITTFGPKGKIKEEIVTDTNESTKK
- a CDS encoding metal-dependent transcriptional regulator, whose protein sequence is MDIKIIEEILETILRKSDSGEVLVEDLIREYKLGEADLAKIEQEGYIRIQGGKISFTDTGQKVATRIIRCHRLAERLLDVLDISDKNQEEAACDFEHTVPPEVAEAICTLLGHPTQCPHGKEIPPGECCKRAEMEVKRIVVSLPELNAGERGKIVYISTKDHSRMDKLTSFGFFPGTLVKVHQTRPAFVLQIGQTTIAIDKDVLNDIHVRKVG
- the feoB gene encoding ferrous iron transport protein B, which translates into the protein MRRKIKLIGSYINIMSAKIEIDLKKKKKIVLVGNPNVGKSVIFNTLTGKYVAVSNYPGTTVEITEGLSNFDRERDVIIDSPGVISLIPKSEDERVARDILLEETPDAVVQVADAKNIYRGLFITIQLIEMGIPFVLALNMMDEAEQRGVHIDHKRLQEMVGVHTVPTVAIEKKGISRLIQMVHKAQNSNYRVDYGDKIEHALRQLSDIIPDIGVDKRFVGLSALSGDITIEEYLLSKGIEHELIGRIKEIVKETEQKYSQPLSYVITVKRKRAVDAIVKEVEQVRQEKKSALRDTIGKIAMSPLYGIPVLIVVLFLMYIIVGVLGAGVSVDFLEGKVFNENILPFVSHYILRYIPFQIVQEFFIGTYTGAPAGYTGYGIINMGLTYALAIVLPIVAFFFLFFGILEDSGYLPRLTIMSNKMFKKIGLNGKAILPMVLGLGCVTMATLTTRILDTKRERIIATFLLALGIPCSAQLGVIMAMLSAVSIKALVFVFIVVLTQLFIVGYCAAKILPGKTSDFIVEIPPMRVPKLSNILKKTASRVKWYLTEAVPIFMLGAAILFVLDKVGVLRKIEQLAKPIIVTFLGLPAKATEAFLIGFFRRDYGAAGLLSLEKAGELSHVQIVVSMVVITLFVPCIANLLVIIKEQGIKRAFAILGFIIPYAIMVGGIVRFILVYFNIRL